Proteins from one Loktanella sp. M215 genomic window:
- the cobW gene encoding cobalamin biosynthesis protein CobW, producing MAAKIPATVVTGFLGAGKTTLIRHMLQNAKGKRIALIINEFGDLGVDGDILKGCDSDVCAADDIVELSNGCICCTVADDFIPTMEALLARTPPPDHIVIETSGLALPQPLVRAFNWPGLATRVTVDSVVTVVDGVAVTEGRFAHDVAAVDAQRAADDGLDHETPLSELFEDQIACADMIVINKTDLMDPKAASDLSDRLKSEARPGVQVVRTAMGALPVDVLLGQGIGAEADLEARHEVHHHHHHDDEDDDHHDDDHHDHGHDEFESFVVQRDEITDPAAFATQLADVIRTHDILRLKGFASVAGKPMRLTVQAVGPRVDHYFDQPLGQTPRGARLVVIGEAGLDRAAITAALQA from the coding sequence ATGGCCGCCAAAATTCCCGCCACCGTCGTCACCGGCTTCCTCGGCGCCGGCAAGACCACCCTGATCCGCCACATGCTGCAGAATGCCAAAGGCAAGCGCATCGCGCTTATTATCAACGAATTCGGCGACCTCGGCGTCGACGGTGACATCCTGAAAGGCTGCGACAGCGACGTCTGCGCCGCTGACGACATCGTGGAACTGTCCAACGGCTGCATCTGCTGCACCGTGGCCGACGATTTCATCCCCACGATGGAGGCGCTGCTGGCCCGCACGCCGCCCCCCGACCACATCGTGATCGAGACCTCAGGCCTCGCCCTGCCGCAGCCGCTGGTGCGCGCCTTCAACTGGCCGGGTCTTGCCACCCGCGTCACCGTCGACAGCGTCGTGACCGTGGTGGACGGCGTGGCCGTGACCGAAGGGCGGTTCGCCCATGACGTCGCCGCCGTGGACGCCCAGCGCGCCGCCGACGATGGCCTCGACCACGAAACGCCCCTGTCGGAACTCTTCGAGGATCAGATCGCCTGCGCCGACATGATCGTCATCAACAAGACCGACCTGATGGACCCCAAGGCGGCCTCTGACCTGTCAGACCGCCTGAAATCAGAGGCACGCCCCGGCGTGCAGGTCGTGCGCACCGCCATGGGCGCACTGCCCGTCGACGTGCTGCTGGGGCAAGGCATCGGCGCCGAAGCCGATCTGGAGGCCCGCCACGAGGTCCATCATCACCACCATCACGACGATGAGGATGACGACCACCACGACGACGACCACCATGACCACGGCCACGACGAATTCGAATCCTTCGTCGTGCAGCGCGACGAGATCACCGATCCCGCAGCCTTTGCCACGCAACTGGCGGACGTCATCCGCACCCACGATATCCTGCGGCTGAAGGGTTTCGCCTCTGTCGCGGGCAAGCCGATGCGCCTGACGGTGCAGGCGGTCGGTCCGCGCGTCGATCACTACTTCGATCAGCCGCTGGGCCAGACCCCGCGCGGCGCGCGCCTCGTGGTGATCGGAGAAGCGGGCCTCGACCGCGCGGCCATCACGGCCGCCCTGCAGGCATGA
- the smc gene encoding chromosome segregation protein SMC, whose protein sequence is MRFTRLRLNGFKSFVDPTDLVIADGLTGVVGPNGCGKSNLLEALRWVMGENRPTAMRGGGMEDVIFAGTATRPARNFAEVALIIDNGERLAPAAFNDSDSLDITRRITRDAGSAYKVGTKDVRARDVQMLFADASTGAHSPALVRQGQISELINAKPTNRRRILEEAAGISGLYQRRHEAELKLRGAEQNLARVDDVVGQLAAQLGTLARQARQAARYREIGNALRHAEGLLLYRRWFDADAALTLAEAEVRTRTLAAVQAERAAQEANARRGAADEALPPLREEDAIAAAVVQRLMVQRDQLADREAQAAAAIATLTRRIEQLTRDIARETSLNADAEETIARLTLEAEEIAAASIGHAEALDAAQDASAEAAEVLAQREQDLDQLTEDVARLSARHQSAQRLLDDSHKTVTRAEAEADRARSAMATARAARDAADAAFAAASEAEEIATATAQNAEETLLETEAARAATQSRESDARALRSAAEGEANALRAEVAALSRLVDRDAGEGGQVLDLLRVARGYEAALGAALADDLKAPAVSAADPSGWVTLPGYDAPQALPAGVQPLSDVVEAPAVLARRITQVGLVDAADGARLQGDLLPGQRLVSQAGDLWRWDGFRAGAEDAPSAAALRLQQLNRLADLRADLAQAEAAASEAIAAHETLTARLSALTEADQTARHARRDADARVAEAHRAASRAEAERNLADGRVESLELAVARHAEEAASARAQLSQAQAAQADLPDLEAARAGASDIRMTVEAARMTMLARRAGADDLRRTGEARQKRSQEIAKDLAGWRNRLETATQRSTELLARKAASEDELAEASAVPDQLAETRAALADSIATAEDRRAAAMEALSVAETALRDATLAERDAERAASDAREARARSDAMGDAARETTAAAVARMMEERDLAPAALFAELGIAIADLPAADRIEGDLAGHRRQRDALGAVNLRAEDDALEVQTEHDELVREKADLEAAIAALRSGIAGLNKEGRERLLTAFEQVNASFGTLFRSLFGGGEARLELVESDDPLEAGLEIMCQPPGKKLSTLSLLSGGEQTLTAMALIFAVFLANPAPICVLDEVDAPLDDANVTRFCDLLDEMTRRTDTRFLIITHHAVTMSRMDRLFGVTMGEQGVSQLVSVDLKKAEAMVA, encoded by the coding sequence ATGCGTTTCACCCGACTGCGCCTCAATGGTTTCAAAAGCTTCGTCGATCCCACGGACCTCGTGATCGCCGACGGGCTGACCGGCGTCGTGGGTCCCAACGGCTGCGGCAAGTCCAACCTGCTGGAGGCGCTGCGCTGGGTCATGGGCGAAAACCGCCCCACCGCGATGCGCGGCGGCGGGATGGAGGACGTGATCTTCGCCGGCACCGCGACCCGCCCCGCCCGCAACTTTGCCGAAGTCGCGCTGATCATCGACAATGGCGAACGGCTGGCACCCGCCGCCTTCAACGACAGTGACAGCCTCGATATCACGCGCCGCATCACCCGCGACGCAGGCAGCGCCTACAAGGTCGGCACCAAGGACGTGCGCGCGCGCGACGTGCAGATGCTCTTCGCCGATGCCTCCACCGGGGCCCATTCGCCCGCATTGGTGCGGCAAGGCCAGATCAGCGAGCTTATCAACGCCAAACCCACGAACCGCCGCCGGATTCTGGAAGAGGCCGCCGGGATCAGCGGCCTCTACCAGCGCCGCCACGAGGCGGAGTTGAAACTGCGCGGCGCCGAACAGAACCTTGCCCGCGTCGACGATGTGGTGGGGCAACTCGCGGCGCAACTGGGCACGCTCGCCCGGCAGGCCCGTCAGGCCGCCCGCTACCGCGAGATCGGCAATGCGTTGCGCCATGCGGAGGGGCTGCTGCTGTATCGTCGCTGGTTCGACGCCGACGCGGCGCTGACATTGGCAGAGGCCGAGGTGCGCACCCGCACCCTCGCCGCCGTGCAGGCCGAGCGTGCGGCGCAAGAGGCCAATGCGCGGCGCGGCGCCGCTGACGAGGCGCTGCCGCCCCTGCGTGAGGAGGATGCAATTGCGGCCGCCGTGGTGCAGCGCCTGATGGTGCAGCGCGACCAGCTGGCCGACCGCGAGGCGCAGGCCGCCGCCGCCATCGCCACCCTGACCCGGCGCATCGAACAGCTGACCCGCGACATCGCCCGCGAAACCAGCCTGAACGCCGATGCCGAAGAAACGATCGCCCGCCTGACCCTTGAAGCGGAAGAGATCGCCGCGGCCAGCATCGGTCATGCCGAGGCCCTTGACGCCGCACAGGACGCCAGCGCTGAGGCTGCCGAGGTGCTGGCGCAGCGCGAACAGGATCTGGACCAGCTGACCGAGGATGTGGCCCGCCTGTCCGCCCGCCACCAGTCCGCGCAGCGCCTGCTGGACGACAGCCACAAGACCGTCACCCGCGCCGAGGCCGAAGCCGACCGCGCCCGCAGTGCGATGGCCACCGCCAGGGCTGCGCGTGATGCGGCCGACGCAGCCTTTGCTGCCGCGTCCGAGGCCGAAGAGATCGCCACCGCCACCGCCCAGAACGCCGAAGAGACCCTGCTGGAGACCGAAGCCGCCCGCGCCGCGACCCAAAGCCGCGAAAGCGACGCCCGCGCCCTGCGATCCGCCGCCGAGGGCGAGGCGAACGCCCTGCGGGCCGAGGTCGCGGCGCTGTCGCGCCTTGTGGACCGGGACGCGGGCGAGGGCGGTCAGGTGCTCGATCTGCTGCGTGTCGCGCGGGGGTATGAGGCCGCTTTGGGTGCGGCTCTGGCCGACGACCTCAAGGCGCCTGCCGTCAGCGCCGCCGATCCCTCTGGCTGGGTGACGCTGCCCGGCTACGACGCACCGCAAGCCCTGCCGGCCGGGGTGCAGCCCCTGTCCGACGTGGTCGAGGCGCCTGCCGTTCTGGCGCGGCGGATCACGCAGGTCGGGCTAGTGGATGCGGCCGATGGTGCACGGTTGCAGGGTGATCTGCTGCCGGGCCAGCGCCTTGTGTCGCAGGCGGGCGATCTGTGGCGCTGGGACGGGTTCCGCGCGGGGGCCGAGGATGCCCCTTCTGCCGCCGCCCTGCGCCTGCAACAGTTGAACCGCCTTGCCGATCTGCGTGCCGATCTGGCACAGGCAGAGGCCGCCGCATCAGAGGCTATCGCCGCCCACGAGACGCTGACCGCCCGCCTGTCGGCCCTGACGGAGGCGGACCAGACCGCGCGCCACGCCCGCCGCGACGCCGATGCCCGCGTGGCCGAGGCGCACCGCGCCGCCAGCCGCGCCGAGGCGGAACGCAACCTTGCGGACGGACGCGTCGAATCGCTGGAACTGGCCGTCGCGCGACACGCTGAAGAAGCCGCAAGCGCCCGCGCGCAGCTGTCACAGGCGCAGGCGGCGCAGGCGGACCTGCCCGACCTCGAAGCTGCCCGCGCCGGTGCCAGTGACATCCGCATGACGGTCGAGGCGGCGCGGATGACCATGCTCGCCCGCCGCGCCGGGGCCGACGATCTGCGCCGCACCGGAGAGGCGCGCCAGAAACGCAGTCAGGAGATTGCCAAGGATCTGGCCGGCTGGCGCAACCGGCTGGAGACGGCGACCCAGCGCAGCACCGAACTGCTGGCCCGCAAGGCGGCGTCCGAGGACGAACTGGCCGAAGCCTCTGCCGTGCCCGACCAGCTGGCCGAGACGCGCGCGGCGTTGGCCGACAGCATCGCCACCGCCGAGGACCGTCGCGCCGCCGCCATGGAGGCGCTGTCAGTCGCAGAGACCGCCTTGCGCGATGCGACGCTGGCGGAGCGCGACGCGGAACGTGCGGCCTCTGACGCGCGCGAGGCGCGGGCGCGGTCCGACGCGATGGGCGACGCCGCCCGCGAAACCACCGCCGCCGCCGTGGCGCGGATGATGGAAGAGCGCGATCTGGCGCCGGCCGCCCTGTTCGCCGAACTGGGCATCGCGATCGCCGACCTGCCGGCCGCCGACCGGATCGAGGGCGATCTGGCCGGTCACCGGCGCCAGCGCGACGCGCTGGGTGCGGTGAACCTGCGGGCCGAGGACGATGCTCTGGAGGTCCAGACAGAGCACGACGAGCTGGTGCGCGAAAAGGCCGATCTGGAAGCCGCCATTGCGGCGCTGCGGTCGGGAATCGCAGGTCTGAACAAGGAGGGCCGGGAGCGTCTGCTGACCGCTTTCGAACAGGTGAATGCCTCGTTCGGGACGTTGTTCCGCAGCCTCTTCGGTGGCGGCGAGGCGCGGCTGGAACTGGTCGAAAGCGACGATCCGCTGGAGGCCGGTCTGGAGATCATGTGCCAGCCGCCGGGCAAGAAGCTGAGCACGCTGAGCCTTTTGTCGGGCGGCGAGCAGACGCTGACGGCGATGGCGCTGATCTTTGCGGTCTTCCTTGCCAACCCCGCGCCGATCTGTGTGCTGGACGAGGTCGATGCGCCGCTGGACGATGCCAACGTCACCCGCTTCTGCGACCTGCTGGACGAGATGACCCGGCGCACCGACACGCGGTTCCTGATCATCACCCACCACGCCGTTACAATGAGCCGGATGGACCGGCTGTTCGGCGTGACGATGGGGGAACAGGGGGTCAGCCAGCTGGTGTCCGTCGATCTGAAGAAGGCGGAGGCGATGGTCGCGTGA
- a CDS encoding GNAT family N-acetyltransferase, with protein sequence MTITVALADPRSAEGLALLNASHAYLLSLYPPEFSFALNPDQLAEPHVRFFIAARDGAAMGCAALSNKGTYGEVKSMFVHPDARGTGTGAALMQTLEDEARAQNLPLMRLETGDDLYPAHRLYRRHGFTDCGPFGDYVEGPHSVFMEKRL encoded by the coding sequence ATGACGATCACCGTGGCACTGGCCGATCCACGGTCGGCAGAAGGTCTGGCGCTGCTGAACGCCAGCCACGCCTATCTGCTGTCGCTTTACCCGCCAGAGTTCAGCTTTGCCCTGAACCCGGACCAGCTGGCGGAACCTCACGTCCGCTTCTTCATCGCAGCGCGTGACGGTGCGGCAATGGGCTGCGCCGCCCTATCCAACAAGGGCACCTACGGCGAGGTCAAGTCGATGTTCGTCCACCCAGACGCCCGCGGCACCGGCACCGGTGCGGCCCTGATGCAGACGCTGGAGGACGAGGCCCGTGCCCAGAACCTGCCGCTGATGCGGCTGGAAACCGGCGACGACCTTTATCCCGCACACCGGCTTTACCGGCGGCACGGCTTCACGGACTGCGGCCCCTTCGGCGATTACGTCGAGGGGCCCCATTCGGTCTTCATGGAAAAGCGGTTGTGA
- the cobN gene encoding cobaltochelatase subunit CobN — protein sequence MHLLAASAVTMSDGSDPVDPGQTPADVVFISAADTELAALSEARAAMDDAPSLRLLNLMHLQHPVSVDMHLDACAEKSRLVIARVLGGVGYWTYGVTQYAARLRAAGVPVAFLPGDDRDDPDLRGLSTVTDADYDALWSYLVEGGPPNTVRFLACARAIVDDTDRPAGASPLLRAGVYWPGTGLADLATAQATWTQDAPIVPIVFYRALVQGGGLAPINRLVRSLSRSGLNPLPIFVASLKDPLSVATLGELFRQAPPDAILNATAFAVGSPHDGDDSPANPLIANDAPVFQIVLSGGSEEAWAASPQGLSARDIAMNVALPEVDGRILTRAVSFKGASYFDEATECAITTYQAMGDRIDFVTALMVNWTRLRRTAPPDRKVALILANYPNKDGRLANGVGLDTPAATVHTLNLLAKAGYTTTPPSDAQTLMDTLMAGPTNWLTDRTDTAGGEVLPLDIYRQHFETLPWDVKNQITTRWGDPEDDPFLAFSEILPPEASHGFKLSIHRFGNAIVALQPARGYNIDPGQTYHSPDLVPPHNYLAFYFWIRHHWGAHAVIHMGKHGNLEWLPGKALALSDTCWPEVALGPMPHIYPFIVNDPGEGTQAKRRTSAVIVDHLTPPLTRAESYGPMRDLEALVDEYYEAAGLDPRRLTLLRDQILSLSDTTGLAQDAGLAGDDTDLAKLDAYLCELKEAQIRDGLHIFGQSPTGQQEIDLAIALARVPRGDGTGANASLLRALALDFGLTLDPLDCDMAAPAAEKPAALGDPQGWRSNGDTVERLEAYAQTLLRDGGLNTVSETLRGSVSGVNGRSPWDGASGVSPTASSPVLAEIATRIRPAIAACGPDEGANLLRALDGRAIPPGPSGAPTRGRLDTLPTGRNFYSVDSRAVPTPTAWTLGWKSANLLLDTHLQTHGDWPRSLLITAWGTANMRTGGDDIAQALALMGVKPTWDSANRRVTGFTVIPASTLGRPRVDVTLRISGFFRDAFPQLIALVDGAARAVQALDEPADLNPAAARARAGEDASRVFGSKPGAYGAGLQAMIDERLWSDRADLAEAYLTWGSYAYGADAAGHAARAAFTQRLSQTEAIVQNQDNREHDILDSDDYYQFEGGAAAAVATLQGQDRPVYHNDHSRPERPVIRTLEDEIGRVVRSRVVNPKWIAGVKRHGYKGAFEIAATVDYLFAFAATTGAVRNHHFDLVEEAILADDETRSFIADANAPALREIAARLQEAIDRNLWHPRSNAARARISGLL from the coding sequence ATGCACCTGCTCGCCGCTAGCGCCGTGACGATGTCCGACGGGTCAGACCCGGTCGATCCGGGCCAGACGCCCGCCGACGTCGTCTTCATCAGCGCCGCCGACACGGAACTTGCAGCATTGTCAGAGGCGCGGGCGGCGATGGACGATGCCCCCTCCCTGCGGCTGCTGAACCTGATGCATCTGCAACACCCGGTGTCGGTGGACATGCACCTCGACGCCTGCGCCGAAAAATCCCGTCTGGTCATCGCCCGCGTGCTGGGCGGCGTGGGTTACTGGACGTATGGCGTCACGCAATACGCCGCCCGTCTGCGCGCTGCGGGCGTGCCGGTGGCCTTCCTGCCCGGCGACGACCGCGACGACCCGGACCTGCGCGGGCTGTCCACGGTGACGGACGCGGACTACGACGCGCTCTGGTCCTATCTGGTCGAAGGCGGGCCGCCGAACACCGTCCGCTTCCTTGCTTGCGCGCGCGCCATCGTGGACGACACCGACCGCCCCGCAGGCGCCAGTCCCCTGCTGCGGGCGGGCGTCTACTGGCCCGGCACGGGGCTCGCGGACCTCGCCACGGCGCAGGCGACATGGACCCAGGACGCGCCCATCGTGCCCATCGTCTTCTACCGCGCGCTGGTGCAGGGCGGCGGGCTTGCCCCCATCAACCGCCTCGTGCGGTCCCTGTCGCGGTCGGGCCTGAACCCGCTGCCGATCTTCGTGGCCTCGCTCAAGGACCCGCTGTCGGTCGCGACCTTGGGCGAACTCTTCCGGCAGGCGCCGCCCGACGCAATCCTGAACGCCACCGCCTTTGCCGTCGGCAGCCCCCACGACGGCGACGACAGCCCCGCAAATCCGCTAATCGCCAACGACGCCCCCGTGTTCCAGATCGTCCTGTCGGGCGGGTCAGAGGAGGCGTGGGCCGCGTCCCCTCAGGGCCTCTCCGCCCGCGACATCGCGATGAACGTCGCCCTGCCAGAGGTCGACGGCCGCATCCTGACCCGCGCCGTCAGCTTCAAGGGGGCATCCTACTTCGACGAAGCCACCGAATGCGCCATCACGACCTATCAGGCGATGGGCGACCGCATCGACTTCGTAACCGCCCTGATGGTGAACTGGACAAGGCTGCGCCGCACGGCGCCACCTGACCGCAAGGTGGCCCTGATCCTCGCCAACTATCCCAACAAGGACGGCCGCCTCGCCAACGGCGTCGGCCTCGACACCCCCGCCGCAACCGTCCACACCCTGAACCTGCTGGCGAAGGCAGGCTACACCACCACGCCACCTTCGGACGCGCAGACCCTGATGGACACCCTGATGGCCGGCCCCACGAACTGGCTCACCGACCGCACGGACACGGCGGGCGGAGAGGTCCTCCCCCTCGACATCTACAGGCAGCACTTCGAGACTCTCCCTTGGGACGTCAAAAATCAGATCACCACACGCTGGGGCGACCCCGAGGACGATCCGTTCCTCGCTTTTTCCGAAATACTCCCGCCGGAGGCATCCCACGGCTTCAAGCTGTCCATCCACCGCTTTGGCAACGCCATCGTCGCCCTGCAACCGGCGCGCGGTTACAACATCGACCCGGGCCAGACCTACCATTCCCCCGACCTCGTCCCGCCGCACAACTACCTCGCCTTCTATTTCTGGATCCGCCACCATTGGGGCGCCCACGCGGTCATTCACATGGGCAAGCACGGCAACCTCGAATGGCTGCCCGGCAAGGCGCTGGCCCTGTCCGACACCTGCTGGCCCGAAGTCGCCCTCGGCCCGATGCCCCATATCTACCCTTTCATCGTGAACGACCCCGGTGAAGGCACTCAGGCCAAGCGTCGCACCTCTGCCGTCATCGTCGACCACTTGACCCCGCCGCTCACCCGCGCCGAAAGCTACGGCCCGATGCGCGACCTCGAGGCGCTGGTGGACGAATACTACGAGGCCGCAGGCCTCGACCCCCGCCGCCTGACCCTGCTGCGCGACCAGATCCTGTCCCTGTCGGACACGACGGGCCTCGCACAGGACGCGGGCCTTGCGGGGGACGACACCGACCTTGCCAAACTCGACGCCTACCTCTGCGAGCTGAAAGAGGCGCAGATCCGAGACGGCCTGCACATCTTCGGGCAAAGCCCCACGGGCCAGCAGGAAATCGACCTCGCCATCGCCCTCGCCCGCGTGCCGCGCGGCGACGGCACCGGCGCGAACGCCTCGCTGTTGCGCGCACTGGCGCTGGACTTCGGCCTGACCCTCGATCCGCTGGATTGCGACATGGCCGCCCCCGCCGCTGAAAAACCCGCAGCCTTGGGCGACCCGCAAGGCTGGCGCAGCAATGGCGATACCGTCGAACGTCTGGAAGCCTACGCACAAACGCTGTTACGGGACGGTGGGTTGAACACCGTCTCGGAAACGCTCCGGGGGAGCGTTTCAGGTGTGAACGGGCGCAGCCCCTGGGACGGCGCCTCGGGCGTCAGCCCGACAGCGTCGTCCCCCGTCCTGGCAGAGATCGCGACACGCATCCGCCCCGCCATCGCCGCCTGCGGCCCGGACGAGGGCGCAAACCTGCTCCGCGCCCTTGACGGCCGCGCGATCCCGCCGGGACCTTCGGGCGCACCGACGCGGGGCCGCCTCGACACGCTCCCCACCGGGCGGAACTTCTACTCCGTCGACAGCCGCGCCGTGCCGACGCCCACCGCCTGGACGCTGGGCTGGAAAAGCGCGAACCTGCTGCTGGATACCCACCTGCAGACCCACGGCGACTGGCCGCGCAGCCTGCTGATCACCGCATGGGGCACGGCGAACATGCGCACGGGGGGCGACGACATCGCACAGGCGCTGGCGCTGATGGGGGTGAAACCAACCTGGGACAGCGCCAACCGCCGGGTGACGGGGTTCACCGTGATCCCCGCCTCCACCCTCGGGCGGCCGCGCGTGGACGTGACCCTGCGCATCTCGGGCTTCTTCCGCGACGCCTTTCCGCAGTTGATCGCCCTTGTCGACGGGGCCGCCCGCGCCGTGCAGGCCCTTGACGAACCCGCGGACCTGAACCCCGCCGCCGCCCGCGCACGGGCGGGCGAGGACGCCTCCCGCGTGTTTGGCTCCAAACCCGGCGCCTACGGCGCGGGCCTGCAGGCGATGATCGACGAACGCCTCTGGTCAGACCGTGCCGATCTGGCCGAGGCCTACCTGACATGGGGATCCTACGCCTACGGCGCCGATGCGGCAGGGCACGCGGCGCGCGCCGCCTTCACCCAGCGCCTGTCGCAGACCGAGGCCATCGTGCAGAATCAGGACAACCGCGAACACGACATCCTCGATTCAGACGACTACTACCAGTTCGAAGGCGGTGCCGCCGCCGCCGTCGCCACCCTGCAAGGACAGGACCGCCCGGTCTATCACAACGACCACTCCCGCCCCGAACGCCCGGTGATCCGCACGCTGGAAGACGAAATCGGCCGCGTCGTGCGGTCGCGCGTGGTCAACCCCAAGTGGATCGCCGGCGTCAAACGCCACGGCTACAAGGGCGCCTTCGAGATCGCGGCGACGGTGGATTACCTCTTTGCCTTTGCCGCCACGACAGGCGCCGTGCGCAACCACCACTTCGATCTGGTCGAAGAGGCGATCCTGGCCGACGACGAGACCCGCAGCTTCATCGCAGATGCCAACGCACCCGCCCTGCGCGAGATCGCCGCCCGCCTGCAGGAGGCGATCGACCGCAACCTCTGGCACCCGCGATCCAACGCCGCACGGGCGCGGATCAGCGGATTGCTATGA
- a CDS encoding energy-coupling factor ABC transporter permease: MHIEPGVVTGAKLALGSVTAAGAATVSAKLVWDNLVQRGAASLIARSAMATAATFVFFELLPHLAVGPSEVHLILGSTLLLMLGTAPAAVGLALGLLLQGLLMSPFDLPQYGMNVTTLLVPLLALHGVTKMVVARGTAYVDLTYAQALKLSVTYQAGVVAWVAFWVVWGQGASVATLASLGTFGAAYMTVVLLEPLVDLAVLAVAKRLSAKGSPLLDARVYG; the protein is encoded by the coding sequence ATGCATATCGAACCTGGCGTCGTCACCGGCGCAAAACTGGCCCTTGGCAGCGTGACCGCTGCCGGTGCCGCCACCGTCTCGGCCAAGCTGGTCTGGGACAACCTCGTGCAGCGCGGCGCGGCCTCGCTGATCGCGCGGTCGGCCATGGCGACCGCCGCGACCTTCGTGTTCTTCGAACTGCTGCCGCATCTGGCCGTCGGCCCGTCGGAGGTTCACCTGATCCTCGGGTCCACCCTGCTGCTGATGCTGGGCACCGCGCCGGCTGCCGTGGGACTGGCGCTGGGGCTGCTGCTGCAGGGGCTGCTGATGTCGCCCTTCGATCTGCCGCAATACGGCATGAACGTGACCACGCTGCTGGTCCCGCTCCTGGCGCTGCATGGCGTGACAAAAATGGTCGTCGCCCGCGGCACGGCCTACGTCGACCTGACCTACGCGCAGGCGCTGAAACTGTCGGTGACCTATCAGGCCGGCGTCGTCGCCTGGGTCGCCTTCTGGGTGGTCTGGGGTCAGGGCGCCAGCGTCGCCACGCTGGCATCGCTGGGCACCTTCGGGGCCGCCTACATGACCGTCGTCCTGCTGGAACCGCTGGTCGATCTGGCCGTGCTGGCCGTGGCCAAGCGCCTGTCCGCCAAAGGCTCGCCCCTGCTGGACGCCCGCGTCTACGGCTGA
- a CDS encoding lytic murein transglycosylase — MRLTALALTLATPLAAQDCGASLPDFKAGLQAEATAMGIPAATARAFLADAQIDPAVLRADQAQGVFQLDFVTFARRLISAARIENGQAMSARYDDTFTRIEDQYGIPRGVLLAFWAFETDYGAIQGDFSTRNALFTLAHDCRRPELFRPELLAAMQLYARGDFDLDTTGAWAGEIGQVQMLPRDIIAHGTDGDGDGHISLKTSAPDALMSGAALLASLGWRANEPALQEITVPATLDWSRTGLNHPAPAADWAALGVTAKTGDLADLDGAVLLPMGRNGPAFMAYPNFAVYFEWNQSMTYVTTAAYFATRLAGAPIFDAGNADPGLSGDQMIALQDKLVALGHDVGGSDGILGEKTREAVQTEQQRLGLPADAWPTADLLARL; from the coding sequence ATGCGCCTCACCGCCCTCGCCCTGACCCTCGCCACGCCGCTCGCCGCACAGGACTGCGGCGCCTCGCTGCCAGACTTCAAGGCCGGGTTGCAGGCCGAGGCCACCGCCATGGGCATCCCCGCCGCCACCGCGCGCGCCTTCCTCGCGGATGCGCAGATCGACCCCGCCGTGCTGCGCGCGGATCAGGCGCAGGGCGTCTTCCAGCTCGATTTCGTCACCTTCGCGCGCCGCCTGATCAGCGCCGCCCGGATCGAGAACGGGCAGGCCATGTCCGCCCGCTATGACGACACCTTCACCCGGATCGAAGACCAATACGGCATCCCCCGCGGCGTCCTGCTCGCCTTCTGGGCGTTCGAGACGGACTACGGCGCGATCCAGGGCGATTTCAGCACCCGCAACGCGCTCTTCACCCTCGCCCACGACTGCCGCAGGCCAGAGCTCTTCCGCCCCGAACTCCTCGCCGCCATGCAGCTTTACGCGCGCGGTGATTTCGACCTCGACACGACGGGCGCCTGGGCCGGAGAGATCGGTCAGGTCCAGATGCTGCCCCGCGACATCATCGCCCACGGCACCGACGGCGACGGCGACGGCCACATCAGCCTGAAAACCTCCGCCCCCGACGCGCTGATGTCGGGCGCAGCCCTGCTGGCGTCACTGGGCTGGCGCGCAAATGAACCAGCCCTGCAGGAAATCACTGTCCCCGCGACCCTCGACTGGTCCCGCACCGGCCTGAACCACCCCGCCCCCGCCGCCGACTGGGCCGCCCTTGGCGTCACCGCCAAGACCGGCGACCTCGCTGACCTCGACGGCGCGGTCCTGCTGCCGATGGGCCGCAACGGCCCGGCTTTCATGGCCTACCCCAACTTCGCGGTCTATTTCGAATGGAACCAGTCGATGACCTACGTCACGACCGCCGCCTACTTCGCGACCCGCCTTGCGGGCGCCCCGATCTTTGATGCCGGCAACGCCGATCCCGGCCTGTCCGGCGACCAGATGATCGCCCTGCAGGACAAGCTTGTGGCATTGGGCCACGACGTCGGCGGCAGCGACGGAATCCTGGGCGAAAAGACGCGCGAGGCCGTGCAAACCGAACAGCAACGCCTCGGCCTGCCCGCCGACGCCTGGCCCACGGCGGACCTGCTCGCCCGCCTCTGA